In Acidicapsa acidisoli, the genomic window CCACCCCGTCATGGCCTCTGCGACAACATTCAGGTAAGTCACACACCCGGACAGGTCCGTCGAGAGCACCGCGTCGCCAATCGAGTTCAGCGTGACCACCGCCCGCTCTCTCTCCAGAAACAGAGCGTCTTCGATAGCCTTGCGTTCAATGGAGTTACGTAACGCCCGGGGCAAAGTGTAATTGTCAAGGTGACTGACCAGAAGGTAATCCTGCGCACCATGCTCCAGTGCTTCCACTGCGAGCGCTTCGTTGGCCTTCTCTGCGAGTATGAGGATGGGAATGTCGGACGCAGCGAAGAATAGCTTCGAGAAACCCTCCATCCCCTGACTATCGGGCAGCGATAACTCGAGCAAGACAGCCCCAACTCCTTTCTTACCAAGTCGCTCCAGTCCTTCGGTAAGCCGCCGCACCCACTCCACTTGGAAGCCTATCCCCTTTTGCACAGTAAGTGACTCGCGCACCAGTTGCGCAATCGCCGGGTTATCGCTAATTAGAAGCACAGTAGCCGGTGCTTCCTTGTTCGTTGATACCATCATCTCCTTCAGGAGAGCGCACGACCCTGAATGAAATATGTACACTTCTGCACATCCCATGAGTTACTAACCTGCCGGGTGCCCCCTCCTTGACGCGCACTTTGCGGCAAGGGCGGGATACCACAGAAGTCAGCTCTGTTCTTACTGTTGCGTTCTTGCTGTTACCCGGCAACAATTCTGACGCCGAGTTCAAAAAAAAGGCTGCGGAATCCCTTCCGCAGCCGCTCGATCACGCTCGATCCGTTCTAGTGAACCTGTTCAAACCCATCGCAACCGCTGATTGGTGTCACCTTCAGGTGCAGATCGGCATGTCTTGGATGGCCGCACTCCTCCAGAAACTTCAGATCAGCCTGATGGCTGGTCATAATGCTCACCAGAACATCGGTCTTGTGATGCTCGCCGAAGTGGGTACAAAGGCCGCATTGTCCATTCTGAACAGTTTCCATCGAGTTTTCCTCCATTTCAGTTTTTAGAATCTGAATTCGAGTTGCACGGTTGCAAACAAAGAGCGCGTGCGTAACTTTTCCCAACGTACTCCCGTTTTTGCCCCTCTGTAAATTGCCGGCCTTTCGGGCGTGATTCCCGCGCCGACGGGTAAGGTGCGGAAGGACCGTTAACGAATAGGCTTACCGCATGATCCGCGTGCCGTTGCATCGCGATGAGTAAAGGCCAGGTGTCTTCCCTTGTAACCTTCTCGATGCTTAACCCTCTAATGGGTGATGCCACAAGGTTGGCAGGAATTCGATCGATTTATTACTGAGGCTAAACATGAAGACATCCCTGGCTCTTCTGACGATCGCCGGAGTTGGCATATCCGGACTGCAGTCAGCCCACGCGGCCTACCATGCTCAGACACCTGAGTACGTTTATGTTGAATCCAACATCAAGACCCCCAACGGAAACTCCATCGAAGGCTTTGTCCGAGGCGCAAATGGTCAGCTTACACCGATTCCCGGTTCTCCCTTTCTGACAGGTGGAGCGGGGACTCAATATACAGGCGTCGGTCTCGGACCTCAAGATTCTGACCAGAATATCGTCACGAACCAGGACAATACTCTGCTCTTCGCGGTGAACTCCGGATCGGATACGATTGCGGTCTTCCATATCGGCTCCAATGGAGCTCTAACGCCTGTAGAAGGATCTCCTTTCCCTTCCGGTGGCAACGACCCGGTCAGCATCGGGTTCAGCGGAAATACACTTTTCGTGGTGAATAAGAGTGGCGACTTTGGACGTCCGTCTGCAATTCTCCCCAACTACACGATGTTCCGGGTGAGCAATAACGGCCAGCTCATCACCATCTCGGATACTGCCAACGACTCAGCGCATCACTTCGATTTGACCGTGTCGGTCGCAGTTGGAGCTTCGCCGAGTCAGGCATACACAGTGCCTGGCACTAACCTCCTTTTCGGCGATGACTTTTTGGGAGGTCTCATCCAGCGCTTTCAATTCGACTGGGGTAGTGGGTTACACCAGCTCTCGCCCCTTGCTCTTCCAGCGTCGGAGTTTTCTGATACCACCACTCCCAGACTGCCACTCGGTCTGACCAGCCACCCCCGCAACCATCTGCTGTATGTTGGATTTGTTACTGAAAACAAACTCGGCGTCTATGAGTATGGCTCCGATGGCAGCCTGAAGTTTCTACGCGCAGTTCCGAACAGCGGCCAGGCTATCTGCTGGTTGAGAACGAATCGCGCAGGGACCAGGCTCTATTCGACAGATACGGGCACAAACTCTGTCTCCGTTTATGACATTTCTGATCCCGCGTATCCTCGTGAGATCCAGAACCTCGTGTTGTCCGGCCAGGGAAACGTATTACAGTTTTCGCTGTCGACAGACGAACAAAATCTCTATGCTCTTTCGTCGCGCGGAGCTACGAGCATTCCGGAGGGCCAGGGAAATCTCCTGCACGTTCTTTCCATCGAGGAAGATGGAACGGTGCAGGAAACGGAATCGCCGATCGTATTCAATGAACCGAATGATACACGGCCGCAAGGTGTAGCCGTGGTGCCGGCAAACTAAGCAGACGCGGGGCTTGTGTCGGCAGTTCGGCAAGCCTCGTCTTTTCGCATGAGCCTCTCTTGGGGCTCTACGAGGCCATTTACTCAGGCTGGCAGATCGGAGCTTCGATAGGGGATCATCAGCGAGGCTGCCATGAGAACCTCATTCGAGCGTTTTGTTAAGGGGATATGGCCGGTGCTCCACCTATCCGTCTTCCTACCCCAACCGCCAAACTGGGTGCCCCGTCCTTGACGCAAGGGTGGCAAACCACAAAAGCCAGCCCCGTTTCTGGCTAGCCGCCTTTCTATCTGTAATTAGCAACGCAAATTGAAAACCGGAGACATCTGCTCTCACATTGCCGGGAATTACCCTCCGCAAGCGCATAATCGAAATGAGCATCTGTCCCGGCAGGCCCCAGACCACTCAGAGCAAAAAAACCGCAAAAAAAAAGTACCCAAAAAGTGCCCTAAATCGCGCTTTTAGCGCACCTCAAAATCACCATAACCCATCTGAAATGTGAGCAATACAAACCAAAAACAAGTACCCCCTACCCCCTACTCAATTAAGTTCTCCCTTTCTTCGCCATTCCCGAATGCCGGCGCGCAGCCCAATTCTGAAAGTGGCGCCCGCAAAACCGCATCAACTCCAGCAACGCGTCTCGCCGTGCGGCATCATAGAGAGGTGACCAATATCTCTACCGGACTCGCGCACGCCTACCGGGCGCTGCGCCACAGAAACTTCCGCCTTTTTTTCGCCGGACAAAGCATCTCCCTCATCGGAACGTGGATGACCCGCGTCGCCACAATGTGGCTCGTTTACCGTCTCACAAAATCCGCGGTCCTTCTTGGCACCGTAAGCTTCGCCGGCCAGATTCCGACCTTTCTGCTCGCGCCCTTCGCCGGCGTCCTCGTAGACCGCTGGAATCGTCATACCGTCCTCGTCTGGACGCAGGCGTTGGCCATGATTCAGTCGCTGGCCCTGGCATTCCTGACGCTTACCCATCGCGTCACCATCGCCGAAGTCCTCATTCTGAGCGCCATGCAGGGATGCATCAACGCCTTCGACATGCCTGGCCGCCAGACCTTCATGCTCGAAATGGTGGAGCAGCGTGACGACCTGTCGAACGCCATCGCCATCAACTCGTCCATGGTCAATCTGGCAAGGCTCGTAGGTCCATCCATCGCCGGAATCGTCATCGCAGCCAGCAGCGAAGGCTGGTGCTTCCTCGTCGATGGCGTGAGCTACATCGCTGTCATCGCATCGCTGCTGATGATGCGCCTTCCTGCGCTCAACCCTACGGCTCTGGCAGCCCGGGCCAAGCGCGCAGGCAACTCCATGGTCACGCAACTCAAAGAAGGCTGGGACTTCGTCCGTGGTTTCGTTCCCATCCGCACCATCCTGCTGCTCTTCGCACTGAACAGCCTGATGGGCTGGCCGTTCACGGTGCTCATGCCCATCTTCGCCGTCCAGGTCCTCAAAGGCGGCCCACACACCCTCGGATTCCTCATGGCGGCGCTCGGCGTCGGTTCTCTGACCTCCGCCGTCTCACTGGTGTTGAGAAAATCCGTGCGCGGCCTCCTGAAGATGATCCCGATCGCAGCTGTCATCTTCGGAGCCGGACTCGTACTCTTCGGCCTCTCGCACGTTCTCTGGCTCTCGATGATGCTTCTGCTCGTCGTCGGCTTCGGCATGATGCAGGGACTCACCGCCAGCAACACCATCATCCAGACCATCGTTCCCGAGGACAAGCGTGGCCGCGTGATGAGCTACTACACCGTCGCATTCGTCGGCATGGCCCCCTTCGGCAGCCTGCTCGCCGGTACCCTCGCCCACGCCATCGGAGCGCCCAGGACGGTGATCATAAGCGGTATCTGCTGCATCCTCGGCGGGGCCTGGTTTTTCACCCGAATGTCCGGTATTAAAGTTGTAATGCGGCCAATCTACCAACAGTTGGGAATTATTCCCGCGATGAATCTTTCACAGCTTCAGGAATCCGCTACGAAATAAACAGTCCGGACAGCCATCCCTAAGCCGCGTCTTCAGCAGGCGCGTCCGCCGGCCGGCGCGACCGTGCGCTGAATTTCAACTTCCAGATCCCGTAACCGATCCCAAGCGCCACAATCCCGACATAAGCCCACAGAATCGCGGAAGACCAGCCATCCAGTTCATGTCGCCAGAGCGTCACAATACGGCGTCCGTAAGTGACTCCCAGCCACGCCAGCAAGCCATACCGGATCGCCCGCGCCGCGCCGTAGGAAGCCAGAAATGGCCCTCGTTCCATACCAAGTGCGCCAGCCGCCAGCAGAAACGGAGTCAGCGGCACCGGAGGCGGCAGAATCGCTGAAAGGCCTACAGACCATACCCCGTGACTCTCGACCCACCCCGTAATCCTTCCCAGAAACCGCTTCGGAACGTATCGCACTAATGCCACTTTCCCGCCCTTGCGGCCCACGCCCCAGGTCAGGTATCCGCCGATCATCGAACCGGCAAAGGCGCAAAACGCAAGCCAGATCGCCAGAATGACCGTTGTCCTCCGGTGAGCCGTCAAAAGCAGCAAGAGCAGATCCGTGCTCCCAGGCAACGGCAGCGGAATCACCGAAGAATCAATAATCGCGACGCCAAATAATCCCAACCCTCCCAGACTCACCAGCCAGCGCAACAATGGAGATCGATGCGATGGCGTGCGCCGCGCGGCCCCAGTCACAGCTTTCGTTGCCGATTGCAGCCACAGGATCATCGCCTCATTGCCCAATTGCGTCATTCCTCCGACGGTCGCCCCTTGTTAGATGCAATCCAGGACCCGAGGCCTACCATGGCCAATGAAACTTAGAAAAAATACGGAGTATCCTTCCCGAAAAGACGAATTGCAACCTGTTGTCAGCAATCGCGCTCAAATACGCTATTCTGACCGCAGGGGATTTCACGCGTCCCATCCGGAACCAGTTCAGTACAAACGAAGATTTCGCAAGCAGACACTTCTTCCATATGCCCTTTGCGCTTGACAACCTCGACGTCCTCGCCAAGCGCATGCTCCTCGCTCTGCAGGAGTACACGCTTTTTTGCTGGCAAGCCGTAATCAATCTCTTTCGCTCACCGCATTACTGGCCCGATGTCATGACCCAGTGCGACCTGATCGGCGTCGGCTCTCTGCCCATCGTTGTGCTCACCGGCTTCTTTACCGGAGGTGTTCTCGCGTTGCAATCTGCGGCCTCGCTGGCGCAGTTCGGTGCGCAGGCCTACACCGGCCGTTTCGTTTCGCTCTCCATGATCCGCGAGCTTGCGCCCGTGCTCACCGGCCTCATGGTCTCCGGCCGCAACGCCAGCGGCATGGCCAGCGAACTCGGCTCCATGGTGGTCACCGAGCAGATTGACGCCATGCGCGCCCTGGGCACCGATCCCATGAAGAAGCTGGTCACCCCGCGCATGCTCTCAACCGTCGTCATGCTCTTCCTGCTGACGATCGTCTCAGACACCGTCGGCACCGCTGGAGGCTCCGCCGTGGCCGTCTTCATCAGCCACCAGAACGGCACGCAATACTACACTTCCGCCTACCAGGCCCTCGGCTACGACGATATCGCGCAGGGTCTCACCAAGCCGCTCTTCTTCGGCTTCATCATCTCCACCGTCGGCTGCTTCTTCGGCATGAAGACCACAGGCGGCACGCAGGGCGTGGGACGCGCCACCACGCAGGCCGTCGTCGTCTCCTCCGTGCTCATCATCTTCTGCGACTTCATCCTCAGCCGCGCCCTGCTCTGGCTGTACTCAGGTATCTGATCCATGGCCGAGCCGAACCCAGCCCCGAGCCACGTCCAAAACCATGTCCAGCCGGAACCTGCCCCGGTCAAAGAAGCGCAACCTGTCGTTCTCTTTGAAAACGTCTCTCTGCGCTTCGACGGTCCGCCTGTCCTCGAAAACGTAAGCTTTCGCGTAGGTTCCGGCGAAACCCGCATCCTGCTCGGCCCTGCGGGAGTTGGAAAAAGCGTCCTGCTCAAGCTGGCCAACGGTCTGCTACGCCCCGATTCCGGCCGTATCTTCCTTTTCGGCGAAGAGATCACCGCCATGCCTGAAGAAGAACTGCTCAGACTCCGCACCAGCACCGGCATGGTCTTCCAGGAAGGCGCACTTTTCGATTCGCTCACAGTACGCGACAACGTCGGCTACCAGCTCATGGAGCGCCATCTACCCGTCGCCGAGATCGACCAGCGCGTCCACGAAGCCTTGCGTTTCGTCGAGCTCGAACACACCTACGGGATGCTCCCTGCGAGCCTTTCAGGCGGAATGCGCCGCCGCGTGGCTATCGCCCGGGCCATCATCGACAAGCCCGATCTGCTCCTGTACGACTCGCCCACCGGCGGCCTCGACCCGGTTACCTCCACAACGATCATCGAACTCATCATCAAGGAACGCGACGTC contains:
- a CDS encoding ABC transporter ATP-binding protein, which gives rise to MAEPNPAPSHVQNHVQPEPAPVKEAQPVVLFENVSLRFDGPPVLENVSFRVGSGETRILLGPAGVGKSVLLKLANGLLRPDSGRIFLFGEEITAMPEEELLRLRTSTGMVFQEGALFDSLTVRDNVGYQLMERHLPVAEIDQRVHEALRFVELEHTYGMLPASLSGGMRRRVAIARAIIDKPDLLLYDSPTGGLDPVTSTTIIELIIKERDVYRTPSLLVTHRLQDAFTMVSHRYDNAANQMVPLPQNQNNPNTSFLVLHQGKLIFDGSTDALVSSEDPFLKEFLA
- a CDS encoding lactonase family protein — its product is MKTSLALLTIAGVGISGLQSAHAAYHAQTPEYVYVESNIKTPNGNSIEGFVRGANGQLTPIPGSPFLTGGAGTQYTGVGLGPQDSDQNIVTNQDNTLLFAVNSGSDTIAVFHIGSNGALTPVEGSPFPSGGNDPVSIGFSGNTLFVVNKSGDFGRPSAILPNYTMFRVSNNGQLITISDTANDSAHHFDLTVSVAVGASPSQAYTVPGTNLLFGDDFLGGLIQRFQFDWGSGLHQLSPLALPASEFSDTTTPRLPLGLTSHPRNHLLYVGFVTENKLGVYEYGSDGSLKFLRAVPNSGQAICWLRTNRAGTRLYSTDTGTNSVSVYDISDPAYPREIQNLVLSGQGNVLQFSLSTDEQNLYALSSRGATSIPEGQGNLLHVLSIEEDGTVQETESPIVFNEPNDTRPQGVAVVPAN
- a CDS encoding YqaA family protein; its protein translation is MTQLGNEAMILWLQSATKAVTGAARRTPSHRSPLLRWLVSLGGLGLFGVAIIDSSVIPLPLPGSTDLLLLLLTAHRRTTVILAIWLAFCAFAGSMIGGYLTWGVGRKGGKVALVRYVPKRFLGRITGWVESHGVWSVGLSAILPPPVPLTPFLLAAGALGMERGPFLASYGAARAIRYGLLAWLGVTYGRRIVTLWRHELDGWSSAILWAYVGIVALGIGYGIWKLKFSARSRRPADAPAEDAA
- a CDS encoding MlaE family ABC transporter permease yields the protein MPFALDNLDVLAKRMLLALQEYTLFCWQAVINLFRSPHYWPDVMTQCDLIGVGSLPIVVLTGFFTGGVLALQSAASLAQFGAQAYTGRFVSLSMIRELAPVLTGLMVSGRNASGMASELGSMVVTEQIDAMRALGTDPMKKLVTPRMLSTVVMLFLLTIVSDTVGTAGGSAVAVFISHQNGTQYYTSAYQALGYDDIAQGLTKPLFFGFIISTVGCFFGMKTTGGTQGVGRATTQAVVVSSVLIIFCDFILSRALLWLYSGI
- a CDS encoding MFS transporter, whose product is MTNISTGLAHAYRALRHRNFRLFFAGQSISLIGTWMTRVATMWLVYRLTKSAVLLGTVSFAGQIPTFLLAPFAGVLVDRWNRHTVLVWTQALAMIQSLALAFLTLTHRVTIAEVLILSAMQGCINAFDMPGRQTFMLEMVEQRDDLSNAIAINSSMVNLARLVGPSIAGIVIAASSEGWCFLVDGVSYIAVIASLLMMRLPALNPTALAARAKRAGNSMVTQLKEGWDFVRGFVPIRTILLLFALNSLMGWPFTVLMPIFAVQVLKGGPHTLGFLMAALGVGSLTSAVSLVLRKSVRGLLKMIPIAAVIFGAGLVLFGLSHVLWLSMMLLLVVGFGMMQGLTASNTIIQTIVPEDKRGRVMSYYTVAFVGMAPFGSLLAGTLAHAIGAPRTVIISGICCILGGAWFFTRMSGIKVVMRPIYQQLGIIPAMNLSQLQESATK